The bacterium genome contains the following window.
GAGCTGCTGTCCGCGGCCGAGGCGGCGGAATACCTCGGCATCAAACCGCCGACACTTTACGCCTACGTCAGCCGCGGCCTGATCGAAAGCCGCGCGGGTTCGGACGCGCGCTCGCGCCAATACGCGCGCGAAGACCTTGCCCGCCTGCGCGCGCGGGCCGGCGCGCCGCGCGGCCGGCG
Protein-coding sequences here:
- a CDS encoding helix-turn-helix domain-containing protein, whose protein sequence is MDQSESTNQSELLSAAEAAEYLGIKPPTLYAYVSRGLIESRAGSDARSRQYAREDLARLRARAGAPRGRR